CCGCCCCCAATCCGAGCGGGCTGAGCTTGTCGAAGCCCTGCCCTTCTTCTGCGTGTTCTGCGCTATAAAGAAAAGCAGTCCTTCGACAAGCTCAGGGCGAACGGGGCGGGGAATGGTTGTGAAGTGTCTCTGTTAGTCCACCGGCGTTTCGCCGACCTTTTCAGTCTGCGCTGCGCGATACTCCTTCAGGCGCGTTGCCAGCGCATCGTCGCCCAGCGCGAGGATGCTGGCTGCCAGGATCCCCGCATTGGTCGCGCCTGCTTCCCCGATAGCGAGCGTGCCGGTCGGCACGCCGGCGGGCATTTGCACGATGGACAGCAGGCTATCCAAGCCATTCAGCGCCTTGGACTTCACCGGCACGCCCAGCACGGGCAGATGCGTGAGCGCGGCGATCATCCCGGGCAGATGCGCCGCGCCGCCCGCGCCTGCGATGATGACGTGGAAACCTTCATCCGCCGCGCCCTTGCCGAAAGCGTGCAGGCGGTCGGGCGTGCGGTGGGCGGAGACAATGCGCGCTTCATGCGCCACGCCCAACTCATCCAGCACGGCGGCGGCGCATTGCATGGTCGGCCAGTCGGACTGGCTGCCCATCACGATAGCGACCTTGGCAGTCATCGGATCACGAATCCTTCAAATAGTAGCGTTCGCCCGGCTGCATCGCGTCGTCGAACTCGTAGATGATGGGCTGGCCGGTCGGGATTTCGAGGCCGGTAATGTCCTCGTCGGAAATGCCGGAAAGGTGTTTCACCAGCGCGCGCAGAGAATTGCCGTGCGCAGAGATGATGACCGTCTCACCCTTTTCCAGCTCGGGCAGGATCGTGCCTTCCCAATAGGGCAGCACACGCTCGATGGTGAGTTTGAGGCTTTCGGTTTGCGGTACGTCGATGCCGTCATAGCGCGGATCGTTACCGGGGTCGTATTGGTCACCCTTGGGCATTTCCGGAGGCGGCACATCGAAGCTGCGGCGCCAGATCTGCACCTGCTCGTCCCCGTGCTTCTCGCGCGTTTCCTGCTTGTTGAGGCCCGTCAGCCCGCCATAATGCCGCTCGTTCAGCTGCCAGTTCTTGGTTTCGGGGATCCACAACCGCTCGCATTCTTCCAACGCGAGATGCAGCGTCTTGATCGCGCGCTTCTGCACGCTGGTGAAGGCGATGGTGGGCAGCACACCCTTGGCCTTCATCAGCCGGCCCGCCTCGCGCGCTTCCTCTACGCCCTTTTCGGTTACGTCGACATCCCACCAGCCGGTGAAGCGGTTGGCGAGGTTCCATTCGGACTGGCCATGGCGGACGAGGATCAGCTTGGGCATGTGGCGTGTGTCTCCATCAGCAAGAGCGCGCGCCCTAGCTGTCTGCTGGCTTGTTTAAAAGGTTTTGTGATTCGCCGTCGGTCTTTGCCGCCATGCCTTTTGCTTGCGCCTTGCGTTTGCGGAGGTTGGCGCGCAATTGGGCAGCCAGGCGCTCTTCGCGGGATTGATCATTGCTCATGCCATGATATCTGGCGCAAGGATGGCCCACGCTCAAGCTCTCGCTTGACTTTGCGCGCCTTGGGGGACAATAGCGCGCGCCTGCAACAGGTGTGCCGCGGTAGCTCAGTGGTAGAGCGCACCCTTGGTAAGGGTGAGGCCGAGAGTTCAATTCTCTCTCGTGGCACCATTTTTTCTTTCGATTGCGCATCCGCGCAATCATCCTCGGTGCAGTTCCCTCCATTTCGGCTGACGCCTCCATTGCGGGGCACCTGCGGCCGCGCCATTCGCGCTCGATCGCCTGCTTGTCGCGGCCGAGTGTAGGCGCTGATACTCTAGGGATGCGGGCACATAAACAAATTGCCCGCCCACGCTCCCTCACTATAGTTCCGCCCCATGCATGACGACGACACGCTCACGCCGCTCGATCCCGCTTACCGCACCATGTTGCGGATCGAGGGGGCGCTCGCTGCCATTCCGCTGCTGATCCTGGCCATCTCTCTGACGGTCATCCCCGAAGTGCCCAGCATCGTCACGGGGATTGTATGGGCGCTGGTGGCGCTGCTGATCCTCGCCATTATCCTGTACCTGCCCATGCGGCGATGGGCCGCACGTGGCTACGATATGGGGTCGGACCGGCTGCGCGTGGTGAAAGGCGTGATGTTTCATGCCGATACCGTCGTGCCGTTCAGCCGGGTGCAGCATATTGATGTGGAGCAAGGCCCGCTGGAGCGGCTGCTCGGGATTGCGCGGCTGATCCTTCACACCGCCGGTACGCATAATGCCTCGGTCACCCTGCCGGGTCTGCGCCATGCGGATGCGACGGCGATGCGCGAGGATATTCGCCAGCATGTGAAGCGCGAATCGCAATGAGCGAGCTGGACGTGGCCGAAGTAACCGAAATCGCCGATGATGGCTGGCGGCGCGTCAATGCGCTCACCATCATCGTCAGTACGCTGCGGTCGCTCGTCCAATCGATCATCCCGCTTATCGTCCTGAGCGTCAGTATCGGGCGAGACAATGACGGTGGTTCCGTATTCGCTGCTGCGATGAGCGGCATCGTATTGGCCATTATAGCCGCGATAGCTTTCGGCAACTGGTTGAGCTGGTACCGGATGCGCTACCGCATCGGCGATAACGACATCCGCATGGAGAAGGGCGTGCTCAGCCGCGCCGCGCGCTCCATTCCCTATGACCGCATCCAGGACGTCAGCCTCGAACAGAAGCTGCTGCCGCGCCTGCTCGGGCTGGTGCAGGTGAAATTCGAAACGGGCGCGGGCGGCAAGGACGAGCTGGTGCTCGCTTATGTCGACGAGGCAGAAGGCGAAGCGCTGCGCGAGACGGTGCGCTCGCTTGTCGACGCTGCCGACGACACTTCAACCGCCTTGTCGAACCCCGGATCCGGCACTGTCGACACCGCCAAACCGCGTGAGGCGGAGCGCGTGCTGTTCACCATGGATCCGCGCAGGCTGGGCGTTTACGGCCTTTTCAGCTTCTCGCTGGTTATCTTCGCCGTCATTCTCGGCGCAGCCCAGCAGTTGGAATTTCTGCTTCCGTTCGACCTGTGGGACAATGTCGAGCGCTACGTGTTCGATCGCGGATACGAAGAGGCGGGCGATTATATCGGCGGCATGAATATGGCAGCGCGGATTGCCGGCCTGCTTTACCTGGCGGTAGCGATCATCGGCGTCGGCCTGCTCAGCGGCATCATCAAGACTTTCGCGCGAGATTACGGCTTCGCCCTGCTGCGCACCGATAAGGGCTTTCGCCGCCAGCGTGGCCTGCTAACCAAGACCGATGTGGTCATGCCCGTCCACCGAGTGCAGGCGCTGGTGCTGTCGACCGGCTGGCTGCGCCGACGCTTCGGCTGGCACGGTCTTTCCGTCATCAGCCTTGCGCAGGATTCGGGCAGCGCGAACCATGACATCGCGCCCTTTGCGCAGATGGAAGAGATTGCGCCGATTGCCGCCGAAGCCGGTTTCACCTTGCCGGACGAAGCTGCCGCATGGCGTCGCCCAAGCCCGAAATACTACACCGACAGTGCCATCATAAATGTACTGTTCGTCGCGCTGTTTCCCATTGTCGGCCTGATCGTCGCCGCCGCGAACGCCACGACTTTCAACGCTGCAGCTCCGGTGGCGCTGGTAGGGTTCATCCTGCTCGCCGCATTCCTGGCTGTGCGCGAATACTACCTCTGGCGTTTCGACCGGCACGCCCTCGATCCCGAGCAAATCGTGTCGCGGCGCGGGTGGCTGTCACCGCGCGTCAAGTTCGCCAACCGGGTGAAGCTGCATTCGGTCGAAATCGCGCAGGGGCCGATTGCCCGGCTGCGCGGCTATTGCGATTTGAGGTTCGGAATGGCTGGCGGCAGCTTCGCGTTTGAGGGACTAGCGGTAGAAGACGCACGCGAGCTGCGCGCCGCCGTGCTTGAGTCCATCGCCGCAGTCGATTTCGCCAAGCTGGCGCGCTGAGCGCGCTCAGCTCTCGATGTCGGCCCGAACATCCGCCCAGTCGGCATGCTTGCGAAATTGCGCCGCGACATAGGGGCATTGCGGCACGATGGTGAAACCTTGCTCCCGCGCATCGGCTACCATCGCTTCCACCAGCTTTAACGCTATGCCTTTTCCGCGCGCGGCGGGCGGAGTGAAGGTATGGTCGGCAATGCGGGCCTTACCGCGTGCGCGCCATGTCAATTCGGCTGGCTGCTCTGCGCCTTCCACATCCACGCGGTAAGCGCCTTCGGTGGTGTTGTCGGTGACGGTAATCTGGCTGTCTGACACGAAATTCTCCTTCTTGCGCTGAACGCGAGGGAGCGCCATGGCGTTCCGCGATGCAATTCCTCTCCGACAATGCAGCACCCGTGCATCCCAGGGTCTGGGACGCGATGCGCGCTGCCGATGCGCCGGACACGCCATACGATACCGATGCGCTCAGCCGGGAACTGGATGCGCGCTTTACAGCGCTGTTCGGCCGCGAATGCGCGGCTCTGACGGTAGCGACGGGCACGGCAGCGAACTGCCTTGCACTCGCGACGATGGTGCAGCCGCATGGCGGCGTGATCTGCCACCGCGAGGCGCATATCGAGATGGACGAATGCGGCGCGCCCGGCTTCTACCTCCACGGCGCGAAGCTGCTGCTGGCGGAGGGGGAAGGTGCAAAGCTGACACCGGACGGGGTCGGCAAGGTGCTCGCGGGGATCACGCGCGGTGTGCACCAGGTGCCGGCGCATGCAATCTCGATCACGCAGGCGAGCGAATACGGTCTGGTTTACGATGCCGGCGAACTGGCTGCGATCCGTTCTATTGCTAGCGAGCACGGCCTCGGCTTCCATATGGACGGGGCGCGCTTTGCCAATGCCTGCGCTTACCTTGGCGGCTCGGCTACCGATGCGGCGGGCGAGATCGACGCTCTGAGCTTCGGTTGCGTGAAGAATGGCGGCATGGGCGCAGAAGCGGTGATCCTGTTCGATACAGAGAAGGCGGAGATGGTCCGCTATCGTCGCAAGCGCGCCGGGCATTTACAGAGCAAGGGTCGCTTCCTCGCCGCGCAGATCATCGCGATGTTGGAGGACGATATTTGGCTGGAGAATGCGCGCGCAGCCAATGCAGCGGCGGCAATCGTCGCCGATGGCGCGGCGGACAGGCTGGTATATCCGCAGCAGATCAACGAATTGTTCGTCAGCATGGACGCCGCCGAACGCACCGCGCTGCGAGAACAGGGCTTCGGCTTTTACGACTGGGACGACAGCTGCGTTCGCTTGGTCACCCATTGGGCGACCGACCATGACGATGCGCACAAGCTGGCGCGGGCCATCGCCGCGCTGTGAGCGACGAACAGCCCAACATGCTCAGCTGGCGGGTGCTGGTGCCTTTCGTGCTGACCGGCACGATCTGGGGCTCCACCTGGTATGTCATCACCGGCCAGATCGATGGCGTGCCTGCGGCATGGTCGGTCTTCTACCGCTTCGCGCTCGCCACACCCGCGCTGTTCCTCGTCGCATGGCTAATGAAGCGCCGCCTCCGCCTGACGCGCAAGGAGCAAATGCTCGCGCTGGTCGTCGGCATCTTCCAGTTCTGCGGCAATTTCCTCTTCGTCTACCATGCCGAGCTTTACGTCACCTCCGGCATCGTCGCGATGATGTTCGCCTTGCTGATGGTGCCCAATGCGCTGCTGGCGCGGCTTTTTATCGGAGAGCGGGTGCAGGGCGGCTTTGTCGCAGGCAGCGCGGTGGCGATTGTCGGCGTGGCGTTTCTGATCTGGCACGAGTTTACCGCGAACCCCGATGCGGGCGTAATCGGCGGCAATGTGGGGCTGGGCGTCGTGCTGACGATCCTCGGCATCCTCGCCGCGAGCTTTGCCAATGTGATCCAGGCAAACCCGACCGGCCGCGCCGTGCCCATGGTCAGCCTTCTGGCCTGGGCGATGCTGTATGGCACGCTGGCCGATTTGCTTTTCGCGCTGCTTACCGCAGGGCCGCCGCCGCTGCCGACCGGAACGGCCTATTGGGGCGGGATCGTCTATCTCGCGCTGATCGGATCGGTGGTGACCTTTCCGCTGCATTACAATCTTGTGCGGACCATCGGCGCTGGTCGCTCCGCCTACAACACCATCCTCACCATCGCCGTCGCGATGTTGCTTTCGACGCTGTTCGAGGATTACCGCTGGACGCCGCTCACCGCCACGGGGATGGCGCTGGCCGTGCTCGGCATGGTGCTGGCGCTCCGCGCAAGGCGGGCGAAATCCGTGCAGGTGCAGCAGTCAGCGGGATTGCTGCGCTAGGGTTGCCAGCCCTTCGCGATAGGTCGGATATTGCGGCTGCCAGCCGAGCACGCGCTTCGCCTTGCCATTCGCTACACGGCGGTTCTCGGCATAGAAGCCGCGCGCCATGGGGGAGAGGTCCGCCTCTCCCATACTGACAAGCGGCGGCGGCTCCTGCCCCAGCAGAGCGCAGGCATGTTCGATCACGGCATTCTGGCTCGCAGGCAGGTCATCACCCAGATTGTATGCGCCCGGCGGAGCATCGCTCGCCATCGCCGCCATCACGCCGCTGGCGATGTCCTCCACATGCACGCGGCTGAAAACTTGTCCCGCTATGTCGATCCGGTGTGCCTTGCCGCTGGCGATCCGGTCGAACGCGCTGCGCCCCGGGCCGTAAATGCCGGGCAGTCGGAAGACGTGCGCGCCGCGATCGAGCCATGCCGCATCGCAGGCCGCCCGTGCGCTGCGCCTGCCAATGCCGGTGGGCGCGCTCTCGTCCACCCAGGCACCGTTCTGGTCCCCGTAGACTCCTGTAGAGGACAGGTAGCCGAGCCAGCCTTTACCGAGCAGGTCGCCATAGGCATTCAGCACCGGATCGCTTTCGCTTTCACGGTCGGGCGGTACCGATGACAGAACATGGGTCGCTCTCCCCAAGGCGGCCTTCACGCCTTCGGAATCG
This sequence is a window from Aurantiacibacter gangjinensis. Protein-coding genes within it:
- a CDS encoding PH domain-containing protein, which produces MHDDDTLTPLDPAYRTMLRIEGALAAIPLLILAISLTVIPEVPSIVTGIVWALVALLILAIILYLPMRRWAARGYDMGSDRLRVVKGVMFHADTVVPFSRVQHIDVEQGPLERLLGIARLILHTAGTHNASVTLPGLRHADATAMREDIRQHVKRESQ
- a CDS encoding threonine aldolase family protein; its protein translation is MQFLSDNAAPVHPRVWDAMRAADAPDTPYDTDALSRELDARFTALFGRECAALTVATGTAANCLALATMVQPHGGVICHREAHIEMDECGAPGFYLHGAKLLLAEGEGAKLTPDGVGKVLAGITRGVHQVPAHAISITQASEYGLVYDAGELAAIRSIASEHGLGFHMDGARFANACAYLGGSATDAAGEIDALSFGCVKNGGMGAEAVILFDTEKAEMVRYRRKRAGHLQSKGRFLAAQIIAMLEDDIWLENARAANAAAAIVADGAADRLVYPQQINELFVSMDAAERTALREQGFGFYDWDDSCVRLVTHWATDHDDAHKLARAIAAL
- a CDS encoding PH domain-containing protein; amino-acid sequence: MSELDVAEVTEIADDGWRRVNALTIIVSTLRSLVQSIIPLIVLSVSIGRDNDGGSVFAAAMSGIVLAIIAAIAFGNWLSWYRMRYRIGDNDIRMEKGVLSRAARSIPYDRIQDVSLEQKLLPRLLGLVQVKFETGAGGKDELVLAYVDEAEGEALRETVRSLVDAADDTSTALSNPGSGTVDTAKPREAERVLFTMDPRRLGVYGLFSFSLVIFAVILGAAQQLEFLLPFDLWDNVERYVFDRGYEEAGDYIGGMNMAARIAGLLYLAVAIIGVGLLSGIIKTFARDYGFALLRTDKGFRRQRGLLTKTDVVMPVHRVQALVLSTGWLRRRFGWHGLSVISLAQDSGSANHDIAPFAQMEEIAPIAAEAGFTLPDEAAAWRRPSPKYYTDSAIINVLFVALFPIVGLIVAAANATTFNAAAPVALVGFILLAAFLAVREYYLWRFDRHALDPEQIVSRRGWLSPRVKFANRVKLHSVEIAQGPIARLRGYCDLRFGMAGGSFAFEGLAVEDARELRAAVLESIAAVDFAKLAR
- a CDS encoding GNAT family N-acetyltransferase; this encodes MALPRVQRKKENFVSDSQITVTDNTTEGAYRVDVEGAEQPAELTWRARGKARIADHTFTPPAARGKGIALKLVEAMVADAREQGFTIVPQCPYVAAQFRKHADWADVRADIES
- a CDS encoding epimerase, producing MAHLFIFGLGYSAKRIAAAAKAAGWQVSATGSDGDVDFGDSEGVKAALGRATHVLSSVPPDRESESDPVLNAYGDLLGKGWLGYLSSTGVYGDQNGAWVDESAPTGIGRRSARAACDAAWLDRGAHVFRLPGIYGPGRSAFDRIASGKAHRIDIAGQVFSRVHVEDIASGVMAAMASDAPPGAYNLGDDLPASQNAVIEHACALLGQEPPPLVSMGEADLSPMARGFYAENRRVANGKAKRVLGWQPQYPTYREGLATLAQQSR
- a CDS encoding DMT family transporter; this translates as MLSWRVLVPFVLTGTIWGSTWYVITGQIDGVPAAWSVFYRFALATPALFLVAWLMKRRLRLTRKEQMLALVVGIFQFCGNFLFVYHAELYVTSGIVAMMFALLMVPNALLARLFIGERVQGGFVAGSAVAIVGVAFLIWHEFTANPDAGVIGGNVGLGVVLTILGILAASFANVIQANPTGRAVPMVSLLAWAMLYGTLADLLFALLTAGPPPLPTGTAYWGGIVYLALIGSVVTFPLHYNLVRTIGAGRSAYNTILTIAVAMLLSTLFEDYRWTPLTATGMALAVLGMVLALRARRAKSVQVQQSAGLLR
- the purE gene encoding 5-(carboxyamino)imidazole ribonucleotide mutase, giving the protein MTAKVAIVMGSQSDWPTMQCAAAVLDELGVAHEARIVSAHRTPDRLHAFGKGAADEGFHVIIAGAGGAAHLPGMIAALTHLPVLGVPVKSKALNGLDSLLSIVQMPAGVPTGTLAIGEAGATNAGILAASILALGDDALATRLKEYRAAQTEKVGETPVD
- the gpmA gene encoding 2,3-diphosphoglycerate-dependent phosphoglycerate mutase, which gives rise to MPKLILVRHGQSEWNLANRFTGWWDVDVTEKGVEEAREAGRLMKAKGVLPTIAFTSVQKRAIKTLHLALEECERLWIPETKNWQLNERHYGGLTGLNKQETREKHGDEQVQIWRRSFDVPPPEMPKGDQYDPGNDPRYDGIDVPQTESLKLTIERVLPYWEGTILPELEKGETVIISAHGNSLRALVKHLSGISDEDITGLEIPTGQPIIYEFDDAMQPGERYYLKDS